A part of Arachis hypogaea cultivar Tifrunner chromosome 12, arahy.Tifrunner.gnm2.J5K5, whole genome shotgun sequence genomic DNA contains:
- the LOC140177264 gene encoding uncharacterized protein, translating to MKFICEVVILSFSIIVIQSSITFSRELEGPNHIKTTTFYTKTFVLEPGKVSRKTFFDVEFPRGHIGIKNLQAELVDEHGNSIPLYEAYLHHYFVLRYFENITMSQHANENQPNYGKYFKRNDGACQTFVNSISWGLGVDARRTSTELPDPFRVEVGTHPEDVPKEYDEEKWLINILVIDTRGAEDKKGCSQCRCDLLNVKSEDLRNTTGVDGTPLSSDYKGGIFCCEKKSQCKLQQGYNEKQKRKVAIKYTISWVEWDQQQVPLKFYILDVTDQVTYNGSEPIHHCAVEYSINPEKTDEGHYHIKKTNIPMKKGGSLIYITAHVHSGIVNATLYGEDGRRLCEIKPIYGTGKEAGNEEGYAVGASGCYPKPDSMKIKDGENLTAEFIHENKYTTGLMGHFYVYLAEDLPKSL from the exons ATGAAGTTTATTTGCGAAGTGGTGATATTATCATTTTCAATTATAGTAATACAATCGAGCATCACATTCTCACGAGAACTTGAAGGTCCAAATCATATCAAGACAACTACTTTTTATACCAAAACGTTCGTACTAGAACCAGGAAAGGTTAGCAGAAAAACTTTTTTCGATGTTGAGTTTCCAAGAGGCCACATTGGAATCAAGAATTTACAAGCCGAACTAGTTGATGAACACGGAAACTCGATACCACTGTATGAGGCTTACCTGCACCATTATTTTGttttaagatattttgaaaatatcaCCATGTCACAACATGCTAATGAAAATCAACCTAATTACGGTAAGTATTTTAAGAGAAATGATGGTGCATGTCAAACTTTCGTTAATTCAATTTCTTGGGGTCTTGGAGTTGACGCACGAAGAACTAGCACAGAACTACCAGatccatttagagtagaagtagGTACGCATCCTGAGGATGTTCCAAAGGAGTATGATGAAGAGAAATGGTTAATCAATATTTTGGTCATTGACACACGTGGTGCAGAAGACAAGAAAGGTTGCTCCCAATGCAGATGTGACCTTTTAAACGTCAAAAGTGAAGATTTGAGAAACACAACAGGCGTTGATGGAACACCATTATCTAGTGATTATAAAGGAGGAATTTTTTGTTGCGAGAAGAAGTCTCAATGCAAATTACAACAGGgatacaatgaaaaacaaaagagaaaagttGCTATTAAATATACAATATCATGGGTTGAATGGGATCAACAGCAAGTGCCTCTTAAGTTTTATATTCTTGATGTTACTGATCAAGTCACATATAATGGATCCGAACCAATTCATCATTGCGCG GTAGAGTATTCTATAAATCCAGAAAAGACTGATGAAGGACATTACCATATTAAGAAAACAAATATTCCAATGAAAAAAGGTGGTAGTCTCATCTATATTACTGCTCATGTACATTCAGGAATTGTTAATGCAACATTATATGGAGAG gaTGGAAGAAGATTATGTGAAATTAAGCCAATATATGGAACGGGAAAAGAGGCAGGCAATGAAGAAGGTTATGCTGTTGGAGCGTCTGGTTGCTATCCAAAACCGGATTCTATGAAGATTAAAGATGGTGAAAATTTAACTGCAGAATTTATACATGAAAACAAATATACCACTGGACTTATGGGGCATTTCTATGTCTATTTGGCAGAAGACTTACCAAAATCTTTGTAA
- the LOC112726589 gene encoding subtilisin-like protease SBT3 — protein MATQVFLPLWFFSMITYFLSTKATIDNYIIHMDLLAMPKAFSSHHNWYKATLSLAMKNDHNTPLPSNKLIYSYKNVMNGFSASLTPQEHELIKASPGYISSILDAQVKLHTTHTPKFLGLNPSFGAWPNSQYGKDVIIGLVDTGVWPESESFKDNGGFTNVPSRWKGQCENSIHFNSSNCNKKLIGAKFFNKGLIAKNPKIKKISMNSTRDIEGHGTHTASTAAGSRVYNASYFGYATGTATGTAPMARLAVYKALWEEGAVSSDIIAAIDSAIEDGVDVLSLSFGFDRTPLYTDPVAIATFAAVEKGIFVTTSSGNDGPFLGTLHNGTPWVITVAASTVDREFHGTITLGNGVEITGLSLYPGPDVISHTSIVYDMAFCNDTNELHKVKDKIVVCEENGLVSLDDQFFKVENSKVFGAVFITNSSDILFYLQSSFPTLFVNPMNGKIIKDYIKVGGNGSKASMSFKETIYGTKPNPSVDSYSSRGPSYSCPNVLKPDIAAPGTLILAAWPYATPVAQLGSKNLLSNFNLLTGTSMACPHVAGIAALLKGAYPQWDHSAIRSAIMTTSDILDNTMKHIKDLGNGKKATPLALGAGHVNPNKALDPGLVYNLEVQDYVNLLCAMKMTQKEIKAITRRSSYNCPKNPKLDLNYPSFIAFYNGKKPSSNNESKTLVHEFHRTVTNVGEGHAIYVASVTPIKGFHVSVVPEKLVFKMKNEKQSYKLRIEGPKLMKKQIDFGYLSWTDLKHVVRSPIVVTSLPST, from the exons atGGCTACACAAGTTTTTCTCCCTTTGTGGTTCTTCTCTATGATCACATATTTCCTTTCAACAAAGGCTACTATTGATAACTACATCATCCATATGGATTTATTAGCCATGCCTAAAGCCTTCTCTAGCCACCATAATTGGTACAAAGCTACCCTTTCACTGGCAATGAAAAATGACCATAATACCCCTCTTCCCTCTAATAAGCTAATCTATTCCTACAAAAATGTCATGAATGGTTTTAGTGCAAGTTTGACACCTCAAGAGCATGAACTCATCAAAGCCTCACCAGGTTACATTTCTTCAATTCTTGATGCCCAAGTCAAACTCCACACAACACACACTCCAAAATTCCTTGGCCTTAATCCAAGTTTTGGTGCATGGCCTAATTCACAATATGGCAAAGATGTAATTATTGGTTTGGTGGACACTGGGGTTTGGCCAGAAAGTGAGAGCTTCAAAGATAATGGTGGATTCACCAATGTCCCTTCAAGATGGAAAGGTCAATGTGAGAATAGCATCCATTTCAACTCATCAAATTGCAACAAGAAACTCATTGGTGCTAAGTTCTTTAACAAAGGGTTGATTGCAAAGAACCCTAAGATCAAGAAGATATCCATGAACTCTACCCGTGACATTGAAGGCCATG GTACTCATACCGCATCGACTGCTGCCGGTAGCAGAGTTTATAATGCATCATACTTTGGGTATGCAACTGGAACAGCCACAGGAACAGCACCAATGGCACGTTTGGCTGTGTACAAGGCCTTATGGGAAGAAGGTGCTGTCTCTTCAGACATAATTGCAGCCATTGATAGTGCAATTGAAGATGGTGTTGATGTTCTTTCACTCTCATTTGGTTTTGATCGTACGCCTTTGTACACTGACCCTGTTGCAATAGCCACGTTTGCAGCCGTGGAGAAAGGCATATTTGTTACCACTTCTTCAGGGAACGATGGACCTTTCCTTGGAACACTTCACAATGGAACACCTTGGGTTATAACCGTTGCTGCTAGCACTGTGGACCGTGAGTTTCACGGAACAATAACATTAGGCAACGGTGTTGAAATTACCGGATTGTCCCTCTATCCGGGTCCTGATGTAATTAGCCACACTTCAATAGTGTACGACATGGCGTTTTGCAACGACACTAATGAGCTACACAAAGTTAAGGACAAGATTGTTGTGTGTGAGGAAAATGGATTAGTCTCTCTTGATGATCAATTTTTCAAGGTTGAAAATTCGAAAGTGTTTGGTGCTGTGTTCATAACAAATAGTAGTGACATCTTGTTCTACTTACAAAGCAGTTTCCCAACACTTTTTGTTAATCCCATGAATGGTAAGATTATTAAGGATTACATTAAGGTTGGTGGCAATGGTTCAAAAGCTAGCATGTCTTTTAAGGAAACAATTTATGGTACAAAACCAAACCCTAGTGTTGATAGTTATAGTTCTAGAGGGCCATCGTATAGTTGTCCAAATGTTCTGAAACCGGACATAGCGGCTCCCGGAACGTTGATCTTGGCGGCGTGGCCGTATGCGACTCCGGTTGCGCAATTGGGATCCAAAAACCTTCTGAGCAATTTTAATCTGTTAACTGGAACATCAATGGCATGTCCTCATGTTGCCGGCATAGCTGCCCTTCTTAAGGGTGCATACCCTCAATGGGACCATTCAGCAATAAG GTCGGCAATAATGACAACTTCGGATATATTGGACAACACAATGAAACACATCAAAGACCTTGGCAATGGTAAGAAAGCAACTCCTCTAGCCTTAGGAGCTGGTCATGTCAACCCAAATAAAGCACTTGACCCTGGCCTAGTTTACAATCTTGAGGTGCAAGATTATGTGAACCTTCTTTGTGCAATGAAGATGACACAAAAAGAGATCAAAGCAATCACAAGAAGATCTTCATACAATtgccctaaaaaccctaaattgGATCTTAATTACCCTTCTTTCATTGCTTTCTATAATGGAAAGAAACCTTCTTCTAATAATGAGTCAAAGACATTAGTTCATGAATTTCATAGAACAGTTACCAATGTTGGGGAGGGACATGCTATCTATGTTGCTAGTGTTACACCAATAAAAGGGTTCCACGTCAGCGTGGTCCCAGAAAAGTTGGTGTTcaagatgaagaatgagaagCAAAGTTACAAGTTGAGGATTGAAGGTCCAAAATTGATGAAGAAGCAAATTGATTTTGGGTATCTAAGTTGGACCGATTTGAAGCATGTTGTGAGAAGTCCTATTGTGGTCACAAGCCTGCCCTCCACTTAG
- the LOC140177265 gene encoding protein STRUBBELIG-like, producing the protein MVILAGTFCAVGDTDIVDVAAISSLYVALGSPPLLGWKPVGGDPCFEMWQGVGCVFSNITSIRLDGLNLGGELGSNLNFPSILEM; encoded by the exons ATGGTGATTCTTGCTGGAACTTTCTGTGCAGTTGGTGACACTGACATAGTTGATG TTGCAGCAATCAGTAGTCTATATGTTGCTCTTGGCTCACCACCTCTTCTAGGGTGGAAGCCTGTTGGAGGAGATCCATGTTTTGAAATGTGGCAAGGTGTTGGCTGTGTATTTTCCAACATCACTTCCAT AAGACTTGATGGCCTGAATTTGGGTGGAGAGCTTGGTAGTAATTTGAATTTTCCATCCATCTTAGAAATGTAA
- the LOC114924884 gene encoding uncharacterized protein, whose amino-acid sequence MRTENPAMCDWANRMEYERWTQHKDGGRRYGCLTTNISECVNSVLKGTRNLAVTSLAKSTYLWLAELFVVQGQMAEAQLGSRHRFSQALVKAIERNLRDSRCFTVTLFDRHQAEFTVAETTPTGKFSLGTYRVFLRDRTYDCGYFQALHYPCCHAIACCAQSRLDWTTYVDEVSSMSEVFKVYQMSFAPCIPEGLWPPYDGSTIIPDPNMRRAREGRPRSTHIRNNMDEADTSLPKRCGLCRQPGHTRRGCPQRGSTSGT is encoded by the coding sequence ATGAGGACAGAGAACCCGGCCATGTGTGATTGGGCAAACAGGATGGAGTATGAGAGGTGGACACAGCATAAGGATGGAGGGAGACGATATGGTTGCTTGACGACCAACATATCGGAGTGCGTCAACTCTGTTTTGAAGGGCACAAGAAATCTAGCGGTGACGTCGTTGGCGAAGTCGACCTATCTATGGCTAGCTGAGTTGTTTGTTGTCCAGGGGCAGATGGCAGAGGCACAGTTAGGGTCCAGACACCGGTTTTCTCAGGCACTTGTTAAGGCCATTGAGCGGAACTTGAGGGATTcaaggtgcttcacggtgacccTATTCGACAGGCATCAAGCTGAGTTTACCGTGGCAGAGACTACCCCTACAGGTAAATTCTCGTTGGGTACCTACCGGGTTTTCCTAAGGGATCGCACCTACGACTGTGGTTACTTCCAGGCACTGCACTACCCGTGTTGCCATGCCATCGCATGCTGTGCGCAGTCACGACTAGATTGGACCACTTACGTCGATGAAGTTTCCAGCATGTCTGAGGTATTCAAGGTCTACCAGATGTCCTTTGCACCGTGTATTCCAGAGGGGCTTTGGCCGCCATATGACGGTTCGACTATCATCCCTGACCCCAACATGAGACGGGCAAGAGAAGGACGCCCACGGTCCACCCACATCCGCAACAACATGGACGAAGCAGACACTAGTTTACCGAAGCGGTGTGGCCTGTGCAGGCAGCCTGGTCACACTCGTAGGGGTTGCCCACAACGAGGTTCAACCAGCGGCACATAG